A window of Cyclopterus lumpus isolate fCycLum1 chromosome 10, fCycLum1.pri, whole genome shotgun sequence genomic DNA:
ATTATTCATGAGAGTCGGGGATGTCTCGTTGGCACGCTGCGTTTGGCAAACAGCACGTATGGAGCGGCGGGCGAGGAAATAATGGGAAGCTGTAGCTCAGTGCCGTGTCATCAGCAGCACAGTGTTGTAGCAGCACCTGGCGCCCGCTGTTCGAATACTAAACGGTTTGGGAGGAAACGAGGCCACGCGGTCATTCATTCGCGAGGTCTCATCTGAACTCAAAGACAGAAccgtaaaagaagaagaatacggACATGAATGGATGAACTGGTGGCACAGAGGCTGACATGAGAGAtggcacacacactcccccccccccccccctgacttTCCTGGAACTTAATGAAAGGATGTAGTCGGGGCGAATCGCGGGGCGGACACGCAAATGATTATTTCCCTTTGGTTCATTTCTTCATTAACATTGCAGGAAAGGACATTGGCCTCGGTGGAAGTCTGCGCTCTCCCACGCGATCCGAtgcttttttaatgtattttaccaCCCGTGAACTGCAACGAAAGTTAACACAAATTagcaaaaaaaaacgttgcgCTTCACGCTGCTAATGAGCGCGTAACACTGGAGAGGTTCGAGCTGAAGGTTCAGGTCTGTGTCTTCAGGGGTTCAAGCTCAGGTCCAATGTCCACAATGTGGCACATAGGCCTTTGTAAAATGATTTTTGTAATATATTATCCCTGCATGCTGCATCACAAACCTCAGAAATAacttttagtaaaaaaaaatgtaccaaTGCTGAAGCTACTtcagaaatattgtttttaaacccTTTCCAAGGTTTtcaagcacatttaaaaacaacagatgACCAGTGTGTAGCGTTCAACATGTGACAACAAATATAAAACCAACGCAATAAAAACACGGTtaacaaaatacaataattataatgtagAAAGGCATTTGTCATAGTGAGTTAAAAGCCGGAgaatagaaatgtgtttttaacatgGGATCTAAAAAGGGCCAGATTTAATGTTCAAAACTATGAATAATaactatttgtatttgtaataatacaaatattgagAGAGAATATAGAGCATCAAAACTATCAGAAAATGTCTCAATCGAAACCAGAAATGTTATTATAACGGGTAAAGCAGCAACGTTTTTAACGTTTTTGTTAGACTGAcccatacaaaaaaatacacaggAACCATGGGAGTAGTTGAGCAAGGCATGTTTCTGTCATTGTAGGCAGATCCAAGAATATTTACCATGTGAGAGACTGTGAGTATAAACTAGCGTTAACCAGTCATAGATTTTGCATTTAATATCccttttctatatatatatatatatatatatatatatatatatatatatatatatatatatatatatcaggttTTTGTGAGCGATGTTGCAAATCAATGAGCAGGACTATTTTACGTCACCGCGAAGcgccttttatttaaaaatgcacTAATCGATGCGAGGTGTCACTCGTGGTGATGAAACTGCAGAGAATTATGAGCCCCGGCTGTAGTGAGAGTGTCCCTGTAGCAGCCAGCCGATGAAAGACGGATGGAAAAAGTCTTGAAagtgacaggggggggggggtacaaagctcccccaaaaaaatgcagATACAAGGACATTCAAAGAGGGTAAAGGGACAAGTAGAAGGATTGCAGAGGTttgataaataatgaaaaagttTGAGACTTGCAGAATGGGGGAGGAGCCAAAGGTTGGGAACTTAGGTGATACATTTGTCGAGCCTATAGGATGCatacaaaatgtgtaaaaacaagATAGTTGCCAAGGAAGAGGACCATCCTGTAGAGAACTCCATCGTATTTTGCATTTCGTATCTAAACACCACAAACCGAGGGACGAATAATTCTCACTAGAAATAAGCAAAAAtgtctttctatttttaaaattgCATTACAGACATAAAGCAGGGGGGTTGGGTgggtgtggaggggggaggggggggaggagtctcGCCGAATACAGCTTCACCATAATTGAAACCTATTTTTGTCGCACTGAGCTGGAGTAGAGATAACGGGATGAATGTTCAGCAGACTGATCATACACTTAAAAAGAGATGCCGCAATAATCTGGGATGCTCTAACTGCAGATGAAGAATCCACCAACAATGCAGAGTAAATGTGGTTATCAACACTGTGAATTCAATTTTACACCAACAAAAGAGCATCAACTCAGTTATATTAGATTCCTTTAGGAATAGCATAATAGATAGGAGTTTTGAAAGGCGGAGACAAATGAATGTGAAGGAGCCCCGAGAAGGGAATCGTGCAGCATGTGAGGCTGATGGTCTGAAGACAGTGATGGAGAAGGAAATAATGAAGGTTGGATCtaagaaaagacacaagaaagtAGGGAAGACCATATATGGTGTGAGACAAGAAGCTAAGGAAAACTTGAGGAATGTTGCTTTtgtgaggaccaggtgaagcTTTTAGACTTTTTGATAAGGGTAATGGTAATTAAATGTACTGCTGGAGTAGAAAGTAAAAAAGtgagtttaataaataaaataaaacatgtttttaaataatgaataataacgTTTCCCCTTCACATCTGCACACGGGGAGCAGGTCCTCTTGAacggagtccgccatgttgcactGCCATGTCTCTACGGtggcccagaagggacaaaccttTTGTGAGAGCTTCCAGCCGTAGTTTCTCTGGCTTGGGACAGGGAGCAGTGAGGAGTTCGGTTGGCTGCAGTCTCGCCACTGGGTGTCACTAGATCCTacacgctggccctttaagagaaGCTTTTAGGCTCTCTTTCCAACCTGGAAAATAGAGAATGGATTGCAGAGTAGGAAATTATCTTAGATATTCCAACTTCCCAGTCCAAAAGACGATGTCACGGCAACATGGAAGCCAAACAACCAAAATAGGAACCCAAGGCAAAGAAATGGGATATCTTACTTTTTAGTTCATggcttttacttttaatttacatgagttcacacaaacactctccatccatctgatagtGGCCCCTGAACCAAAGAAGTATCTTTGtctcaataataaataaaaaaataagaaacgtGTCCTTTTTGGCTCCCACGCGTCTCTTTTTCAAACGTATTCCTGCAGATCCACGAAATGTCTTCAATTAGATGTTCAGACATATTTCCCCACAGGATTCTCTAAGTAgtttttccattaaaaaaaaggtaacattACACACACTCCCTAATGGCGGTGTGGTAATTGATGTGGGGGTTTTCTCCGGAGGCTCGTGAAGCCAACAGAGACTTCACCATCGCAAACAATCAGTTTCGCAGCGTCTCGATTGGAACTCGTGGAAGATCGATACGACTCGGATTTAACGACAGTTGGAGTCGTGGCGTTTCCGCTCGtctgtgaacgcagcattagctCCGCCAACTAGTTGCACGACCGGAGAGGAacgccccctctctctctctctctctctctctctctgtcacacacacacacacacacacacacacacacacacagccgctgTCACAACTCCCCAGAGCTCGTCAACATGGCTGCGAACCGGGTGAtcgtgtacggaggaagaggagctctGGGCTCCAAGTGCGTGCAGCATTTCAAGTCCAAAGGATGGGTGAGCGGAAGCGGCCGACGCTAGCTTTGGAAAGGTCACACTGACGCACGTCTACACCGTGCTTTCGTTTATTTGTGTTAACAGTGGGTCGCGTGCGTCGACATGGCTGCGAACGAGGAGGCAAACGAGAACGTGCTCGTGAAGTTGAGCGAGTCGTTCGGCGAGCAGGCGGCGCAGGTGAGCACAGCTAGCGTGAACTatgctgttgttttgtgttttattttcaggtTTCTGTCTTCATTGATGCCGAGCtgaatggagaaagagaggccgTCAGTGGCGTCGGCTGCAGGCTGCACGTTGTTGTGTATTAAGGagataataaatgtgtgttttgtttttttatttgctcgGTTTTGCTCATCTGCTAATGATGCGTTCATGTCccattggggaaaaaaagaaatgggggCGCTTGTGAAGCTTAACaactatattatttattttcaacacgACATTGTTGGTTTGGCtgcttttattaaatgttttttttgttgttgtgtttttatgattGAATAAAAGTGTGTATATTTTTGTAGGCTTGTTTATTTTCTATCCGGTTTATCCAGTTATCCAAACTGTACAGGTCACTGTACAAGACATGTACAAATCTAATACAATAGTTCATTTAATTATGAGGCTATATTCTTATTGTATGCGGGTTAgtatattatgttttattgtgtacatgtttgtatttttactctGTAGCATACCTCGTGTGTATGCAGCTATCTTGGTCACCTTTATCAAAGTACATCCttgctcttttcttctttaaaataaaaaataaaggttATAAATCTCCCTTTTAATCATCACTCGTTCATCACCCGCTGTGACTGTTTTTTCCCCCTAGTGTccttattttgtttgtgttcctgaacGCAGCGCAGAATGTGTGTCAAACATTTCCAGCTGCTGTTTGATTTGAGAGGCTTTGTAAAAAAAGGTGTATGtagttatctctctctctctctctctctctctctctctctctctctctctctctctctctctctctctctctctctctcgttctgtGCAGGTGACGACGGATGTGGCCCAGTTGCTAGGGGAACAGAAAGTGGATGCCATCTTGTGCGTGGCGGGAGGCTGGGCGGGAGGAAGCTGTAGTTCCAAAGGTCAGAAGTtaaactttgtttgttttgtttgctgtaACATTAATCATCAGATATTTGTTTCCTGCAGACATTCACGTGCAAAAAATGAAACTCGGACAAAATAAAttgcagccggttagcttagcttagcttagcataaagactggaaacgggtgGGACAGCTAGCACGGCTCAGATCCGCTGAATAACACGCATTGTGTTTGTGCACTCTGTTGAAGTGGAAAAATGACACTTTGATTTTTCTACGGAGTGAAATGTTAAACGTGTTGATTTGTGAGCTTTAGAAGCATTAATGCAGATTGTGTTCCTGCTCTGCACGGAGCCCGGCCGGCTGTTCCcactctttgtgctaagctaagccagCCGACTGCTAGCGGTCGCCTTATATTCACAACAGACGGATAATAAGAGCGGCATTGATCTTCTCATGTCGCTCTCTCTGTGCCAGAAAAGTGTGTTTCTCAAAAAAAACGAGTCGTTTgataaacaagaaaaaaagtgaagctTTCCTACttggtgatttttatttttccgcGTCTCTCTCACAGATTTATACAAGAACACGGATCTGATGTGGAAACAGAGCGTGTGGACTTCCACTATCTCCAGCCACCTCGCCGCTCTGCACCTGAAACCAGGCGGACTGTTGACTTTGGCCGGGGCCAAAGCTGCCCTCTCGGGCACCG
This region includes:
- the qdpra gene encoding quinoid dihydropteridine reductase a, with product MAANRVIVYGGRGALGSKCVQHFKSKGWWVACVDMAANEEANENVLVKLSESFGEQAAQVTTDVAQLLGEQKVDAILCVAGGWAGGSCSSKDLYKNTDLMWKQSVWTSTISSHLAALHLKPGGLLTLAGAKAALSGTGGMVGYGMAKAAVHQLCQSLAAKNSGMPPGAAAVAILPVTLDTPMNRKFMPDADFGSWTPLEYIAEIFFDWAAGVNRPASGSLMQLLTSGGETQAVASQ